ACGAAGCAAGTTCGCCAACGGCCATCTGGGATTCCGATCCTTGGGGGGGGCCCATGCTGAGCATGACTGCTGCATTTGCGGGAATACCCAGCAGAAACCCTTGGAGGTAGGCCCACGGCGCCCTCGGTGGGTGATAAGCCTTCGGAAGATCATTGAGAGCCTTGTTCGAGGTAGCCATTCGGAAGATATCCCCCACTCGCTGAACATTCTCTGCACTACAGCTTGGACAAATTCGCTCGGTAGACATCAACCCTCTCCTCTCTCCACAATTCTAAACCTCAACCCACATGTAACATGTCTAGCTCTGATCGACGACCCGATAACCTAGACTCATCAACTCCTTGCACGAAGAAACGACACGGCCCGGCACCCCATCCGGAGTACCGGGCCGCATCCATACGACTCCTCACCCTACTTACTTAGTACACGCTCTTGGCCCCCTGCTGCACCTGGGCCGGGAACGGATCCAGGATGCTCTTCGGCGCGTTGTTCCAGATCACGTCCGCCAGATTCGACATCCGGCTCACGATCTGCGCCGCGACACCCCCCGCTGCCCCGAACAACCCGCACCAGCCCAACGTCACGAAGCCCCAGTGCAACGGTGCCGCAAACAGCTCATCCACAAACCAGAACGCATGGCCCCACTCGTTGAGTCCCACGTTCGGCAGAATGAACATCGGCCCCACCACCGCCGCCACCAACGGAAACGACGTCGCTTGGCTGTACAGCGGCAACCGCGTCTGCGCATACAGGTAGCTCGACACGCCGCACGTGATGTACAACGGGAACGTCCCGTAGAACGCCACAATATGGCTCGCCGTGAAGCTCGTGTCCCGGATGATCACTTGGTGCCACGCCGCATCCTGCTCCAACGTGTAGCTCCCCGCGTAGTACACGCCCCAGATGTAGCACACCAACCACCCCATCCAGTAAAAGTACCGCTTCAGCTCCAACTTCGGGTCCAGATTCGCCAGGTTCCGATCCCGCGTCACCCAGATCCAGCCGATCGAGGTGGCAAAGAAGATGGCGTTGGCCAGAATGTTGAACCGCCACAGCCCCATCCACACCGACTCAAACTCCGGGGTCATCGAATCCAACCCATGCGAATACCCGAAGGTCCGCTGATAGACCACCCAAAACACCCCGATCGCCAACATCGCAAACCAGCCGATCTTCACCGGCTTCGAATCGTACCACTGCGACACATCATATCCCCGCTCGCTTGATGCTGCCAT
This region of Nitrospira sp. genomic DNA includes:
- a CDS encoding methane monooxygenase/ammonia monooxygenase subunit C; this encodes MAASSERGYDVSQWYDSKPVKIGWFAMLAIGVFWVVYQRTFGYSHGLDSMTPEFESVWMGLWRFNILANAIFFATSIGWIWVTRDRNLANLDPKLELKRYFYWMGWLVCYIWGVYYAGSYTLEQDAAWHQVIIRDTSFTASHIVAFYGTFPLYITCGVSSYLYAQTRLPLYSQATSFPLVAAVVGPMFILPNVGLNEWGHAFWFVDELFAAPLHWGFVTLGWCGLFGAAGGVAAQIVSRMSNLADVIWNNAPKSILDPFPAQVQQGAKSVY